A window of Brevibacillus sp. DP1.3A genomic DNA:
TCGTGGACAAGCATTTGAAAAGGCGCTGAACACCACGCACAGCCAGTACAAAGAAAAGCGGATCGCGCTTATTGATAAAACCTCGGGAACCAGCCATATCGGAACGTATAAGGGGAGAGCCCTTTACTTCGAAGCGATAAGCACAAGGGAACGAACGCGATTCGATCTGTCGAACATCGATAAGACACAGTACGAACGCATGGAAGAAGCGCAATCGCATGGCGCTATCTGCTTTGTCCTAATCGACTTCGCCGTTTTTCATGAAGTGATGTTTGTACCATTCTCAACGTTTCAGATTAACAGGCTTCATGCAAGCACAGGCGGCCAGGGCAGCATCCCCAAAGATGATTTTGAACATTACGGATACGTTGTTCAAAAGACTAAGAGAGCGCGACTTGATTACCTGCTGCTGGTAGACATGATGATCAACGCAAAGCCGGTAGCCATATGAGCGAGGGGGTAGCGGGCTGGATTAAAAAGCAGTACATGTCACGAGAGCGGTTAAATACATACATCGCTTGCGAGGACTACGACTTCACTTGGGATTTATCAGAGGTCCAACGGTTCCGCGATCTGTGGCGCGAAGGACATTCAATCATCGAAATTGCAAAAGAGCTGGGAAGACTCCAAATTGAAGTGGCGATATTGGCACTTGATCAGGGAGAACAGACCCGAATCCATCCAAGGTTCGGCGGAGTGTTCGGAAATTCAATCGAAAGGGCAGATGAAAGTCATTCGGGAAGAGATGAAAACCAAATAATCACGTAGAGCTTTTCCTGACCATTCCATGTGATCGCGCTCAATACCAAACTATCGCACGCTACCAGGAAGAGGGGGAGTAGTATGAACTTTGTAGAGCCAATTCGAGACAAAGAAAAACTCGATGAACTGAAAGCACTTTTGAAGAAGCAATCAGCACGCAACGGTTTTCTTCTGAACTTTGGCGTTAACACTGGGCTACGTATCTCCGACATTTTGCCACTGAAGGTATCTGATGTGCGCGGGAAAACACATCTTGTCATCACAGAGAAGAAGACAGGTAAGGCGAAGCGGTTCAAGATTAACCAGGCGCTGCGGGCGGCGATTCAAAGCTATATCGAGGATATGGACGATGATGACTTCTTGTTTGCTTCAGAAAAGCGCCCTAAACCAATCACAAGGGTACGCGCTTATCAAATATTGAACGGCGGAGCTCGCAAGATCGGACTAAGCGAGATCGGGACGCATTCACTTCGTAAAAGCTTCGGGTATCACTTTTATCAGCGCACGCGGGATATTGCTACGCTGCAGATGATCTTTAACCACAGCCATCCAGCAATCACGCTGAAATACATCGGGATCACTCAGGACCTGATTGACAAGGCTATAGAGGACTTCAGCTTGTAGGTTACACAAGCTCAATTATGTAAAACAGGGGGTAACTCCATGATTTTAATAAGTCAGGCTGGGCTTCAGGTGGAGGTACTAGATTTCGATAACCTTGGTCGTATGAAATTTCATCCAGACTATCACGATAACCACGGAAAACGATTTGAAGAAGAGGAACTTTGTTACCTTGCCAAGTTTTATAAACACGATGGGCGTAGAGCGATGTCCATGGCACTTGGTCGACCGGAGCTGACTGTACAAAAAAAGTACCTGGAGCTACAGAAGGCAGGGAGACTCCCTTATTACAAAAGCTTGGACTATTACGTTTGATGGTGGATACACAATGCTCAAAGAGTGAAGGAGGCTATAATGGGAAATTTGAGTCGAGAAGAGGTAATAGCTTTTTTAGCTATAGCTCGTCCTGATATGTCAGAGAAAGACTGGAAGGCGGCCGATCTGATTACGGTCCTGTCTTGGGCAATACCATACTATAATGCCTGGCTAGAGAATGGAATTATCAAAAAGCCAGTTAATAAGCACCATGACGGCCGCCATTTATTTGAATGCAAAAGCTGCTCTAAACAAATGTGGCTGACAATGGATACTTTCTTGAAGGGATACCTTTCAGGCGAGTGCTTGGATTGTCATTCTGGCCAGAATCAATGACTTAACAAATTGTGTACTAAGATTAATCACGGGTTTTAGGGAATTTCACCAAAACAACTATCATAAATGTTGCGATTGGGCCAAGTAAAAGTGAGATGAAAAACCAAACAAGTCCACTTAGATTTTTGCTCTGAGCCAAACCGGCATTAATAAGAGCTAAAGTCCCCCATCCAATTGCATATCCATTTTCCACTTTAACACACACCTTTTACAAATAATTACCAAATACATTACCGTCAACAAATCAATTGGTCAATCAGATTTAACAAAATAGTTAGGGAGGAAAGACAATGAATAGACAAGCAATCTTGGAC
This region includes:
- a CDS encoding Holliday junction resolvase RecU yields the protein MNHPTIHANRGQAFEKALNTTHSQYKEKRIALIDKTSGTSHIGTYKGRALYFEAISTRERTRFDLSNIDKTQYERMEEAQSHGAICFVLIDFAVFHEVMFVPFSTFQINRLHASTGGQGSIPKDDFEHYGYVVQKTKRARLDYLLLVDMMINAKPVAI
- a CDS encoding site-specific integrase; this encodes MNFVEPIRDKEKLDELKALLKKQSARNGFLLNFGVNTGLRISDILPLKVSDVRGKTHLVITEKKTGKAKRFKINQALRAAIQSYIEDMDDDDFLFASEKRPKPITRVRAYQILNGGARKIGLSEIGTHSLRKSFGYHFYQRTRDIATLQMIFNHSHPAITLKYIGITQDLIDKAIEDFSL
- a CDS encoding DNA-entry nuclease, whose translation is MILISQAGLQVEVLDFDNLGRMKFHPDYHDNHGKRFEEEELCYLAKFYKHDGRRAMSMALGRPELTVQKKYLELQKAGRLPYYKSLDYYV